The Oncorhynchus nerka isolate Pitt River linkage group LG24, Oner_Uvic_2.0, whole genome shotgun sequence genome has a window encoding:
- the LOC115107742 gene encoding cation-independent mannose-6-phosphate receptor-like isoform X2 — protein sequence MHSLCNCNKAVPWKIVMLLVSITTVLVTFPSGTAGSDVSLWYQDLCSYKWEAIDQDNKVKYTLKLCDSSPHTGCGAGSAVCANNLTSQNNQSVGDLSLKKVTGSSVIDFNSTEKCPGSSDTNVQSSISFQCGKTMGTPEFVTVAQCVHYFEWRTYAACKKDKYKPNKEVPCYVFDTDGKKHDLNPLIKLTDGYLVDDSDDEVDFYINICRSLNRPESPCPAGSAACLTTSNGSFSMGLPTTQLELIFKDRLRLRYEGASVSPPDFCSGHNPAVTITFICPSRRQEGSDPKMTAKSNCRYEVEWVTEYACHRDYLESHNCTLTSKQHDINIDLTHLTLGPTDDPYMAEDKSSDGKDNYFYYLNVCGETKAGECGDDQHYVSTCQVKATGDVKKIAGRYMNQTLRYSDGDLTLIYPDGSRCSSGFQRMTIINFECNKTAGNGGRGSPVFVGETDCTYYFDWQTAYACVKETEDLLCMVTDNKTIHYKHYDLSTLTRFPESESAQNWEAVDANAPKSDRMRYYVNVCHKVLQQGATSTCPEDAAICAVGKEKVISLGKFLTSPTKTDSNDIQLVYTEGGECRKHTKIKTIMILKCKPGDLESAPIMRSVSSDGCVYEFEWYTAAACVMSRTEGDNCKVEDPQAGFSFDLSPLSKPGGGFYNMSNGDYDYLINVCGSVTAAKCPLKAGACQVDQSGSNSWSLGEFNSQLSYYDGMIKLSYNNGSQYNNMQHTLRSTMISFLCDREAGAGKPEFQVEDKYTYNFRWYTSYACPERPQECVVTDPNSLDQYDLSSLSRSSVGRNWQAMDLSDPNNLRKYYINVCRPLNAVQGCDRQASVCQMKYEPQQGILSETVSVSNMGLAKRGPLIEEKDRLLLEYTGGSKCISDGLKLTYTTRIHLVCSRGSVSSGPRFLSYGNCTANFMWETGAACAISTADDKNKTCSVRDPNTGFEFNLHPLSSKTGYKAEGNGKTFVVNICDEVAECSKDQGKPVAGCELDHGLVVGPVGVERSLQYSTDGLLTLTYKGDLDRPTGTRDTFTISFVCDQDAHPGTLKLVREELSSSTHVTHDVLFEFSTALACIPAPVDCQITDSHGNEYDLSHLSRDSEDSPWVAIDTAEQAKKRSFFINVCKPLPPVQGCPAGLLGACGTMEGKGVNLGYVQSSPQVASDGSISIVYLNGDHCDTDHYSTRIIFQCDDNPGSPVFDRQDGCEYVFIWRTSEACPLTSAQGENCKVKDPRSGYMFDMSSLSGKDYMVKSGQYQYHLSVCGGLQRGICTHKDTGSDQVSVCQVEGSTHRIAGMASQTLSYVGEQLILNYTGGETCHRIYQRSTAIYFSCHPKMNPGVPEFIKETAECTYLFTWRTALACIPVKTTSCSYQDSNGNSYDLSSLALNSRNWVVEPSTGKQERYYINVCKSLVQQGGSWKCPSNAASCLKSGEHYVSLGEAESAPQWDQNILVLRYTNGEMCSGGQRNKSTIIRFKCDRDKVDSRPTLIMAIEDCVYTFVWFTAAACPLNSSQHGDCRVTNPVTGHLFDLNGLSQEGGYTVYDNLDPRKMFRLNVCGEVANAGCGPDTGVCIKETKSALSGGRASRKLSYLDQVVELTYEGGAVCAANPAITHKSIISFVCKAHADASTGPVLVYSDKNTCTHFFSWHTPLVCEQQVKCSVLNGSTLIDLTPLIHVTGYYMATDEDLVDKDQSPDFYINICQPLNPIPGVTCPPGAAVCMDPDDGPPVDIGRITSTPEFNSMTNEVSITFNSTTTCPSDSTQNYTSTILFTCQRGLELGSPQMIRKQDCMYVFEWATPLVCPDATQTSVCNLTDSQLQFTFDLSPLSGEIQVPGVGSETYKINVCGAVKDPKCKNSAVCVQSPGGSAFSYGISQAMTMDYKHEEQAVIMQYGGGDICPAVTENEEVCVFPFNFLKKSYTTCTTEGRMDGRLWCATTSDFNKDRKWGFCANVTGKRQSSILFTCDQSAGHGTPELLSETGGCAATFQWRTMTVCPPKKMECKLVNQHQTYDLRTLSSLTEPWKFSHNKMAYYINLCQGIHGGLPDCPEGATVCRRTSEGKTQTLGRVYTQKMAVSDKKILVSYTMGDTVCGNGLKAKTVVQLTCGPNIGQPKLLSVDEALCEFVLGWETRAACAAQQREVVMVNGTIKVPDTGANFSLGALYYRLHQASGDIRSNGDKYIYDIQLSGITDSSFTMCLGANICQVKINGDYSRKIGSSSKAKYYIKGGNLDVLVPSESVCMRDNSNTVSSAILFQCNPSAGEGIPEFLLETDGCQYLFIWHTSTVCGLVTVDTSESKQTDDDGGEDHRALSGRSQAVGAVLSVLLVVLTICLLVLLLHKRERRELVIQKVIGCCRRGNPVSYKYSKVTMDDEGGDDEMEWLMEEMEAPAMSSRLGKEGQENGHITTKPVNGDALRSFSLDEQEDSEDEVLSVPGVRVHGGRTTLRPSSSRTRTSGPLRSALLEEESDEDLVGLLEDRGRRGRAKPHRDDRPPHRKQQEPQDDSDEDLLRV from the exons ATGCACTCGCTTTGCAATTGTAACAAGGCTGTGCCTTGGAAAATAGTAATGTTACTTGTTTCGATCACAACGGTCCTGGTTACATTTCCCTCCGGCACAGCGGGTTCTGATGTCAGCCTCTGGTACCAAGACCTCTGCAG TTACAAATGGGAGGCTATAGACCAAGACAACAAAGTAAAATACACACTGAAGCTCTGTGACTCCTCACCTCACACTGGATGTGGGGCCGGCAGTGCTGTCTGTGCCAACAACCTCACCAGTCAAAATAACCAGTCAGTGG GTGATCTGTCCTTAAAGAAGGTGACTGGGAGCAGCGTGATAGATTTCAACAGCACTGAGAAGTGCCCAGGCAGTAGCGATACTAATGTCCAGAGCAGCATCAGTTTCCAGTGTGGGAAGACTATG GGAACACCAGAGTTTGTGACTGTGGCCCAGTGTGTTCATTATTTTGAATGGAGAACATATGCAGCCTGCAAAAAGGATAAATACAAGCCCAATAAAGAG GTCCCTTGCTATGTCTTTGACACGGATGGGAAAAAGCATGACCTGAACCCACTCATCAAACTCACAGATGGTTACCTGGTGGATGACTCGGATGATGAAGTTGACTTTTATATTAACATATGCAGAAGCCTAA ACCGACCAGAGAGCCCCTGCCCCGCAGGCTCTGCTGCCTGCTTGACCACCAGCAATGGCTCCTTCAGCATGGGCCTACCAACTACCCAGCTAGAGCTGATCTTCAAGGACCG ATTGAGGCTGCGATATGAGGGAGCCTCAGTCAGCCCGCCGGACTTCTGCAGTGGCCATAACCCTGCTGTCACCATCACTTTTATCTGCCCCTCACGCAGGCAGGAG GGTAGTGACCCCAAGATGACAGCCAAATCCAACTGCAGGTATGAGGTAGAGTGGGTGACGGAGTATGCCTGCCACAGAGACTACCTGGAGAGTCACAACTGCACCCTGACCAGCAAGCAGCACGACATCAACATAGACCTCACCCACCTCACCCTCGGCC CTACAGACGACCCCTATATGGCTGAGGACAAGAGCAGCGATGGGAAGGACAACTATTTCTACTACCTGAATGTGTGTGGGGAGACCAAGGCAGGAGAGTGTGGTGACGACCAGCACTATGTGTCCACCTGCCAAGTCAAAGCAACGGGAGATGTCAAAAAGATTGCCGGGAGATACATGAATCAAACACTAAG GTACTCTGATGGAGATCTGACTCTGATCTATCCAGATGGGAGCAGGTGTAGCTCGGGCTTTCAGCGCATGACCATCATCAACTTTGAGTGCAACAAAACAGCAG GAAACGGTGGCCGTGGCTCGCCTGTGTTTGTTGGTGAGACAGACTGCACCTACTACTTTGACTGGCAGACGGCTTACGCCTGTGTCAAGGAGACGGAGGATCTACTCTGCATGGTCACAGACAACAAGACTATACACTATAAGCATTATGACCTGTCCACCTTAACACGTTTCCCTG AGTCTGAGTCGGCCCAGAACTGGGAGGCTGTGGATGCCAATGCCCCCAAGTCAGACAGGATGCGCTACTACGTCAATGTGTGTCACAAAGTCCTCCAGCAGGGGGCCACCAGCACCTGCCCCGAGGACGCTGCCATCTGTGCAGTGG GAAAGGAAAAGGTCATCAGCTTGGGCAAATTTCTCACCTCCCCTACCAAGACTGACAGCAACGACATACAACTGGTATACACTGAGGGAGGAGAATGCAGGAAGCACACAAAAATCAAGACCATCATGATTCTGAAGTGCAAGCCAG GTGACCTAGAGAGTGCCCCCATCATGCGCAGTGTGTCCAGTGACGGCTGTGTGTATGAGTTTGAGTGGTACACGGCTGCAGCCTGCGTCATGTCCAGGACAGAGGGGGACAACTGCAAGGTGGAAGACCCTCAAGCTG GGTTCTCATTTGATCTGTCCCCCCTGTCTAAACCTGGAGGAGGCTTCTACAACATGTCCAATGGAGATTATGACTACTTAATTAACGTCTGTGGCTCTGTCACTGCAGCCAAATGCCCTCTGAAGGCTGGGGCCTGCCAAGTGGACCAAAG TGGCTCTAATTCATGGAGCCTGGGGGAGTTTAACTCTCAGCTGTCCTACTATGACGGGATGATCAAGTTGTCCTACAATAACGGCTCTCAGTACAACAACATGCAGCACACCCTTCGCTCCACTATGATCTCCTTCCTCTGTGACCGAGAGGCCGGCGCTGGAAAGCCAGAGTTTCAG GTAGAAGACAAGTACACCTATAACTTCAGGTGGTATACGTCCTATGCCTGTCCAGAGAGGCCACAGGAGTGTGTGGTAACAGACCCCAACAGTCTGGACCAGTACGACCTCTCCAG tctttccCGGTCTAGTGTAGGGAGGAACTGGCAGGCCATGGACCTGTCTGACCCTAACAACCTGAGGAAGTACTACATCAATGTGTGTCGACCTCTGAATGCCGTGCAGGGCTGTGACCGCCAGGCCTCCGTCTGCCAGATGAAATACGAGCCTCAGCAG GGCATTCTGTCTGAAACAGTGTCTGTCAGTAACATGGGCCTGGCTAAGAGAGGTCCATTGATCGAGGAGAAGGACCGCCTGCTGCTGGAGTACACGGGCGGCTCCAAGTGCATCTCAGATGGACTGAAACTCACCTACACTACACGTATCCACCTGGTCTGCTCCAGAGGGTCTGTG TCATCTGGCCCTCGTTTCCTTAGttatggcaactgcactgccaACTTCATGTGGGAGACCGGGGCAGCTTGTGCCATCAGTACTGCTGATGACAAGAACAAG ACCTGCTCTGTGAGGGATCCCAACACCGGCTTTGAGTTCAATCTGCATCCTCTGTCCTCCAAGACTGGCTACAAGGCTGAGGGGAATGGGAAAACGTTTGTG GTGAATATCTGTGACGAGGTGGCAGAGTGTAGTAAGGACCAGGGGAAGCCTGTAGCTGGCTGTGAGCTGGACCATGGCCTGGTTGTTGGTCCTGTGGGAGTGGAGAgatctctacagtactctactgaCGGCCTGCTCACACTCACATACAAAGGAGACCTGGACAGGCCTACAG GCACCAGGGACACCTTCACCATTAGTTTTGTGTGTGACCAGGACGCCCACCCTGGCACTCTGAAACTGGTCCGAGAAGAGCTCAGCTCGTCTACACACGTCACCCATGATGTCCTCTTTGAGTTCTCCACAGCCCTGGCATGCATCCCTGCCCCTGTGGACTGTCAAATCACTG ATTCCCATGGTAACGAGTATGACCTGAGTCATCTGAGCAGGGACAGTGAAGACAGTCCCTGGGTGGCCATCGACACGGCTGAACAGGCTAAGAAACGCAGCTTCTTCATCAACGTGTGTAAACCTCTGCCTCCGGTCCAGGGCTGCCCTG CGGGCCTCTTGGGTGCATGCGGCACCATGGAGGGTAAAGGTGTGAACCTGGGCTACGTCCAGTCCAGCCCCCAGGTGGCCTCTGACGGCTCCATCAGCATCGTCTACCTCAACGGGGACCACTGTGACACAGACCACTACTCCACACGTATCATCTTCCAGTGTGACGACAACCCT GGTTCTCCTGTATTTGACCGCCAAGACGGCTGTGAATATGTGTTCATCTGGAGAACCTCCGAGGCGTGCCCTCTCACCAGCGCTCAGG GTGAAAACTGTAAAGTCAAGGACCCCAGAAGTGGCTACATGTTTGACATGAGCTCCCTGTCAGGGAAGGACTACATGGTGAAGAGTGgccagtaccagtaccacctctctgtctgtggGGGGCTTCAGCGAGGGATctgcacacacaaagacacaggcAGTGACCAGGTGTCAGTCTGTCAGGTGGAAGGCAGCACCCACAGAATTGCCG gCATGGCCTCACAGACTCTGAGCTATGTTGGAGAACAGCTGATACTCAACTACACTGGTGGGGAGACCTGCCATAGGATCTATCAGAGATCCACAGCGATCTACTTCTCCTGTCATCCTAAAATGAACCCT GGGGTGCCAGAATTTATCAAGGAGACTGCAGAGTGTACCTACCTCTTTACCTGGCGAACAGCTCTCGCCTGTATCCCTGTGAAAACTACCAGCTGCTCATACCA AGATTCTAATGGAAACTCGTACGACCTCTCCTCTCTGGCCCTGAACTCCAGAAACTGGGTGGtggagcccagcactgggaagcAGGAGCGCTACTACATCAACGTCTGCAAGTCTCTGGTGCAACAGGGGG GCTCCTGGAAGTGTCCGTCCAACGCAGCGTCCTGTCTGAAGAGCGGGGAGCATTATGTGAGTCTGGGAGAGGCCGAGTCGGCCCCACAGTGGGACCAGAACATCCTTGTACTCAGGTACACCAACGGAGAGATGTGTTCCGGTGGACAAAGGAATAAGAGCACCATCATACGCTTCAAATGTGACCGTGACAAAGTG GACTCAAGACCAACCCTGATCATGGCCATAGAGGACTGTGTCTATACCTTTGTGTGGTTCACTGCAGCCGCCTGCCCCCTCAACAGCAGCCAGCATGGTGACTGCAGAGTCACCAATCCAGTCACCG GCCACCTCTTTGACCTGAATGGACTAAGCCAGGAGGGAGGCTACACTGTGTATGACAACCTGGACCCTAGGAAGATGTTCCGGCTCAACGTGTGTGGGGAAGTGGCCAACGCAGGTTGTGGACCAGACACAG GTGTGTGTATCAAGGAGACCAAGAGTGCTCTGAGTGGTGGGCGGGCCAGCAGGAAGCTGTCATACCTGGACCAGGTGGTGGAACTGACCTATGAGGGCGGGGCTGTGTGTGCAGCCAACCCCGCCATCACACACAAAAGCATCATCAGCTTTGTATGCAAGGCCCACGCAGACGCCAGCACGGGTCCAGTACTGGTGTACTCAGACAAGAACACGTGCACACACTTCTTCTCCTGGCACACGCCACTGGTGTGCGAACAGCAG GTGAAGTGTTCAGTCCTGAACGGCTCTACCCTCATCGACCTGACTCCTCTGATCCATGTGACGGGCTACTACATGGCCACAGACGAGGACCTGGTGGACAAGGACCAGTCCCCTGACTTCTACATCAACATCTGCCAGCCCCTCAACCCCATCCCTGGGGTCACCTGTCCCCCAGGGGCCGCTGTCTGCATGGACCCTGACGATGGGCCCCCTGTC GACATTGGTCGAATCACTTCCACCCCGGAGTTCAACAGCATGACCAATGAGGTGTCAATCACCTTCAACAGCACCACCACCTGCCCCTCTGACTCCACCCAGAACTACACTTCCACCATCCTGTTCACCTGCCAGAGAGGCCTGGAGCTG GGCTCGCCCCAGATGATCAGGAAGCAggactgtatgtatgtgtttgagtGGGCCACTCCGCTGGTCTGTCCTGATGCCACTCAGACCAGTGTCTGTAACCTAACTGACTCACAGCTGCAGTTCACCTTtgacctctcacccctctctgggGAGATCCAG GTGCCCGGCGTCGGTTCAGAGACCTATAAGATCAATGTGTGTGGGGCGGTGAAGGACCCCAAATGTAAGAacagtgcagtgtgtgtgcagtCGCCAGGCGGATCAGCATTCTCCTATGGCATCAGCCAAGCCATGACTATGGACTACAAACACGAGGAGCAGGCTGTCATCATGCAGTACGGAGGAGGAGACATCTGCCCAGCAG TGACTGAGAATGAGGAGGTGTGCGTGTTTCCCTTCAACTTCCTGAAGAAGTCATACACAACATGTACAACCGAGggcaggatggatgggagactcTGGTGTGCCACCACCAGCGACTTTAACAAGGACCGGAAATGGGGATTCTGCGCTAATG TGACAGGGAAGAGGCAGTCGTCCATCCTGTTCACCTGTGACCAGTCAGCCGGCCATGGCACCCCAGAGCTTCTCAGTGAGACAGGAGGCTGCGCTGCCACCTTCCAGTGGAGAACCATGACTGTATGCCCACCCAAGAAGATGGAGTGTAAGCTGGTGAACCAGCACCAAACTTACGACCTGcgcaccctctcctctctcacagagCCCTGGAAGTTCAGCCACAACAAAATGGC GTACTATATCAACCTGTGCCAGGGGATCCATGGGGGCCTGCCAGACTGCCCGGAGGGAGCCACGGTGTGTCGGAGGACCAGCGAGGGGAAGACCCAGACCCTGGGCCGTGTCTACACCCAGAAGATGGCCGTCTCTG ATAAGAAGATCCTAGTGAGCTACACCATGGGAGACACTGTGTGTGGAAACGGCCTCAAGGCCAAGACAGTGGTCCAGCTGACCTGTGGTCCTAATATAGGCCAGCCAAAGCTGCTGAG CGTGGATGAAGCCTTGTGTGAGTTTGTGCTGGGCTGGGAGACTCGTGCTGCATGCGCTGCTCAACAACGTGAGGTGGTGATGGTCAACGGAACGATCAAAGTCCCCGATACAGGTGCCAACTTCAGCCTGGGGGCCCTCTACTACAG gctCCACCAGGCCTCTGGGGACATTCGCTCCAATGGGGACAAGTACATCTATGACATTCAGCTGTCAGGCATCACCGACAGCTCCTTCACCATGTGTCTCGGGGCCAACATCTGCCAGGTGAAGATCAACGGAGACTACAGTAGAAAGATCGGCTCCTCCAGCAAGGCCAAGTACTACATCAAAG GTGGTAACCTGGACGTGCTGGTCCCATCGGAGTCTGTGTGTATGCGGGACAATTCCAATACGGTGTCGTCGGCCATCTTGTTCCAATGTAACCCCTCGGCCGGGGAAGGCATCCCAGAGTTTCTGTTGGAGACGGACGGATGCCAGTACCTCTTCATCTGGCACACCTCTACTGTCTGTGGCCTAGT